A genomic stretch from Bacterioplanes sanyensis includes:
- a CDS encoding TRAP transporter TatT component family protein yields MKALASLLAVGLLSACSVGHLPENLSRSMMNQDSPAVVEAGAPAYLLLLDALILTYPDDEDYLLAGAKLYGAYAGVFSSDPEQAKLLADKAMNYARRALCEYDDDACTLVDGPLDPLLAALESDYDEDDIGVWYAFAAAWAGWIQANSDDWNAIAQLGKVKALMQWVAKYDPSYDNATVQVYLGVLETQLPLSLGGQPEVGRQHFERALEITQQRHLMAKVLYAKQYARLMFEQDLHDRLLKEVLAADPKTEGLTLINRLAQRQAEQLLASSADYFE; encoded by the coding sequence ATGAAAGCACTCGCCAGTTTACTTGCCGTCGGATTACTCAGCGCCTGCTCCGTCGGCCATTTACCTGAAAACTTGTCACGGTCGATGATGAATCAGGACAGCCCTGCCGTGGTCGAGGCCGGCGCACCAGCCTATTTGCTGCTGTTAGACGCACTTATCCTGACTTACCCGGACGACGAGGACTATCTGCTCGCCGGCGCCAAGCTCTACGGTGCCTATGCGGGTGTTTTTTCCAGCGATCCTGAGCAAGCCAAACTGCTGGCCGACAAAGCCATGAATTACGCGCGCCGCGCCCTGTGCGAATACGACGACGATGCATGCACCCTGGTCGACGGTCCACTGGACCCGCTGCTGGCGGCGCTGGAGTCGGATTACGACGAAGACGATATCGGCGTTTGGTATGCGTTTGCTGCGGCCTGGGCTGGCTGGATTCAAGCCAACAGCGACGACTGGAACGCCATTGCCCAGCTCGGCAAGGTCAAGGCGCTGATGCAATGGGTAGCCAAGTACGACCCAAGCTACGACAACGCCACCGTTCAGGTGTATCTCGGTGTGCTGGAAACCCAGTTGCCACTAAGTCTGGGTGGCCAACCGGAAGTTGGTCGTCAGCACTTTGAACGGGCATTAGAGATTACCCAACAACGTCATTTGATGGCGAAAGTGCTGTACGCGAAACAATACGCGCGCTTGATGTTCGAACAAGATCTGCACGACCGGCTGCTTAAGGAAGTGTTGGCCGCCGATCCGAAAACAGAAGGACTTACATTAATCAACCGACTGGCCCAACGTCAGGC